From the genome of Psychroserpens ponticola, one region includes:
- a CDS encoding DUF1697 domain-containing protein, producing the protein MNTYIVLLRGINVGGHKKVPMAELRELLAKSGFENVRTYIQSGNIIFKSSFSDIKEIEIRVQKSIIDHFGFEVPVIAKTRKELQVIFDVCPFSDEKKENSYFVLLHDIPKPELVSMVNDISFKNEEFVIIKNCLYFHSSIGYGNSKFNMNSFEKKLNVKATSRNYKTMLKLLSLSSEN; encoded by the coding sequence ATGAACACATATATCGTACTTTTAAGAGGAATTAATGTTGGTGGACATAAAAAAGTCCCAATGGCTGAATTACGTGAATTACTTGCCAAATCTGGTTTTGAAAATGTAAGAACCTATATTCAGAGTGGAAATATTATTTTCAAATCTTCATTTTCTGATATAAAAGAAATAGAAATTAGAGTTCAAAAGTCAATTATTGACCATTTCGGTTTTGAAGTTCCTGTAATTGCCAAAACAAGAAAAGAATTACAAGTCATATTTGATGTTTGTCCATTTTCAGATGAAAAAAAAGAAAACAGTTATTTTGTGTTGTTGCATGACATTCCTAAACCTGAATTAGTTAGTATGGTAAATGATATAAGCTTCAAAAATGAAGAATTTGTAATCATTAAAAATTGTCTTTACTTTCATTCTTCAATAGGTTATGGGAATTCTAAATTCAATATGAATTCATTTGAAAAAAAATTGAACGTAAAAGCCACATCTAGAAATTATAAAACAATGCTAAAGTTATTATCTTTGTCGTCTGAAAATTGA
- a CDS encoding BaiN/RdsA family NAD(P)/FAD-dependent oxidoreductase has translation MNVYDVIIVGGGAAGFFAAINIAEQNSDLKIAILERGKEGLQKVKISGGGRCNVTHAEFIPSELVLNYPRGEKELLGPFHQFMTGDTIEWFEKRGVDLKIEEDGRMFPVSNSSQTIIDCFLNEAEKHQVDVLYNHSVKSIHQINTADVMLSGVETSQTRKMFHIETNQGDFSSEKLLIATGSNPKIWNLLEELNHTISQPVPSLFTFDIKDERIKDIPGVVALDVDVAVVDSDLFSEGPLLITHVGMSAPSILKLSAFGAIELAKRDYKFDIEINFIKQDFEDCIEQLKVLKQDLAKKTVYKSAQFDLPKRLWQKLVVASEMTNETRWADLNKSQLEQFTAQLTKAIFKVTGKSTFKDEFVTAGGINLKEVNFKTFESKLYENLYFAGEILNIDAVTGGFNFQNAWSGAYIAAKAISKS, from the coding sequence ATGAATGTGTACGATGTTATTATAGTTGGAGGAGGAGCAGCAGGTTTTTTTGCTGCGATTAATATTGCTGAGCAAAATTCAGATCTAAAAATTGCCATTCTAGAACGTGGAAAGGAAGGACTTCAAAAAGTCAAAATTTCTGGTGGTGGACGATGTAATGTCACTCACGCTGAGTTTATTCCTTCAGAATTGGTGCTTAATTATCCAAGAGGTGAAAAAGAATTGTTAGGACCATTTCATCAGTTCATGACAGGTGATACCATCGAGTGGTTTGAAAAAAGAGGTGTCGATTTAAAAATTGAAGAGGATGGCAGAATGTTTCCTGTTTCAAATTCATCTCAAACCATTATAGATTGCTTTTTAAACGAAGCTGAAAAACATCAAGTTGACGTTTTATATAATCATTCCGTAAAATCTATTCATCAAATTAATACTGCAGATGTCATGCTGAGCGGAGTCGAAACATCTCAAACACGAAAAATGTTTCATATAGAAACCAATCAAGGCGATTTTTCTTCAGAAAAACTGCTAATTGCGACTGGAAGTAATCCTAAGATTTGGAATCTTTTAGAGGAACTAAATCACACGATTTCTCAGCCTGTTCCGTCATTATTTACTTTTGATATTAAAGATGAACGCATTAAAGATATTCCTGGTGTTGTTGCTTTAGATGTCGACGTTGCTGTTGTTGATTCTGATTTATTTAGCGAAGGCCCATTGTTGATTACTCACGTAGGAATGAGTGCACCATCCATTTTAAAACTGTCTGCTTTTGGTGCTATAGAACTAGCAAAACGAGATTATAAATTTGACATTGAAATTAATTTCATCAAACAAGATTTTGAAGATTGTATAGAACAATTAAAAGTTTTAAAACAAGATCTAGCCAAGAAAACAGTATATAAATCTGCTCAATTTGATTTGCCAAAACGCTTATGGCAAAAATTAGTAGTGGCTTCAGAAATGACCAATGAAACACGATGGGCAGATTTGAATAAGTCACAATTAGAACAGTTTACAGCACAATTGACAAAAGCCATATTCAAAGTCACAGGAAAAAGTACGTTCAAAGACGAATTTGTAACAGCTGGAGGCATCAATCTTAAAGAGGTGAATTTTAAAACTTTTGAAAGTAAACTTTATGAAAATCTTTATTTTGCAGGAGAGATTTTAAATATTGATGCTGTAACTGGAGGTTTTAATTTTCAAAATGCTTGGTCAGGAGCTTATATTGCTGCTAAAGCTATTTCAAAATCATGA
- a CDS encoding glycerophosphodiester phosphodiesterase, producing MSKKALKIGHRGAKNHVAENTLASIEKALEFKVDAIEIDVHKCASGELVVFHDFTLDRMTNGSGEVSKHTLKQLKNLKVNDQYEIPTLEDVLNIIDKKCMLNIELKGRDTAFTTCKIVSEYIKTKQWDLNHFLISSFQHQELEAVYNYNNQLRLGVLTKASVSDAIEFAKTINAFSIHPNVALVTKDNVSLAQNKGYKVLTWTVNDQPTIKRMKAYGVDGIISDNPDLI from the coding sequence ATGTCAAAAAAAGCATTGAAAATAGGTCATAGAGGAGCAAAAAATCATGTTGCTGAAAACACATTAGCTTCCATCGAAAAAGCTTTAGAATTTAAAGTTGACGCTATAGAAATTGATGTTCATAAATGTGCTTCTGGTGAATTGGTTGTCTTTCATGATTTTACTTTAGATAGAATGACAAACGGCTCAGGTGAAGTTTCAAAACATACTTTAAAACAACTAAAAAACCTTAAGGTAAACGACCAATATGAGATTCCTACTTTAGAAGATGTTCTAAATATTATCGATAAAAAATGTATGCTCAATATTGAACTTAAAGGAAGAGATACAGCTTTTACAACTTGTAAAATAGTTTCAGAGTATATCAAAACGAAACAATGGGATTTAAATCACTTTTTGATTTCAAGCTTTCAACATCAAGAATTAGAAGCTGTTTACAATTATAATAATCAGTTGCGTTTAGGTGTGTTAACCAAAGCCAGTGTTTCAGATGCTATTGAATTTGCTAAAACAATTAATGCTTTTTCAATACATCCAAATGTGGCATTAGTTACAAAAGATAATGTAAGTTTGGCTCAAAATAAAGGCTATAAAGTCTTAACTTGGACAGTTAATGACCAACCAACTATTAAACGTATGAAAGCGTATGGAGTAGATGGTATTATTTCTGATAATCCTGATTTAATATGA
- a CDS encoding acyl-CoA thioesterase — translation MNSAQDLLQLIQLKQTEDNKFQGFSKSVGSPNVFGGQVLAQAINAATRTITNGRILHSLHSYFLEPGHLEIPIVYDVSVVRDGGSFSVRRVTAQQHKKIIFILSASFQREEEGYEHQIEMKSNIKSPDELMSWTDLLETYRDVLPSRIKGFFEIERPIEFKPTQIVNPFDEKDLPPFTDVWIKLKGDVSNLSRSDKQQILTYISDYNILTAAMNRHASKANWNNTQTASLDHSMWFFRDFDYDDWLLYSIESPNTSNARGFAKGNLFTRDGVLIASVAQEGLMRPK, via the coding sequence ATGAATTCAGCTCAAGATCTATTACAACTAATTCAACTTAAACAAACTGAAGACAATAAATTTCAGGGTTTTAGTAAATCGGTTGGAAGTCCGAATGTTTTTGGAGGTCAAGTACTAGCTCAGGCTATAAATGCTGCAACTCGAACCATTACAAATGGTCGGATATTACATTCATTACATTCCTATTTTTTAGAACCTGGCCATTTGGAAATTCCAATTGTTTATGATGTAAGCGTTGTTAGAGATGGAGGAAGTTTTTCAGTACGACGTGTCACTGCTCAGCAACATAAGAAAATTATATTTATTTTATCAGCCTCATTTCAAAGAGAAGAAGAAGGTTATGAGCATCAAATTGAAATGAAAAGTAACATTAAATCACCTGATGAACTAATGAGTTGGACAGATTTACTTGAAACGTATCGTGATGTGCTTCCAAGTAGAATAAAAGGGTTTTTCGAAATTGAACGCCCAATTGAATTCAAGCCAACTCAAATAGTAAATCCATTTGATGAAAAAGATTTACCACCATTTACAGATGTTTGGATAAAACTTAAAGGCGATGTTTCAAATTTAAGCAGAAGTGATAAACAACAAATCTTAACCTATATTTCAGATTATAATATTCTCACAGCAGCAATGAATAGACATGCTAGTAAAGCAAATTGGAATAATACGCAAACAGCAAGTTTAGATCATTCCATGTGGTTTTTTAGAGATTTTGATTATGACGATTGGTTGCTCTATTCTATCGAATCTCCAAACACGTCAAATGCAAGAGGTTTTGCAAAAGGGAATTTATTTACAAGAGATGGTGTTCTAATAGCTTCTGTGGCTCAAGAAGGTTTAATGCGCCCGAAATAA
- a CDS encoding metallophosphoesterase: MKNQLKVIALFSLTLLLNACATLKPQYQNNYVESVFPDKEIEHSFYLIGDAGNYELGASSEVLKAFKTELKKATKNSTAIFLGDNVYPIGIPGKNHKYREVAEKRIEAQTDLVKEFLGQTVFIPGNHDWYSGIKGLKRQEEFVEKALGKNTFLPENGCPIEKIHVTEDIDVILVDSQWYLTNWNNKPTINDDCDIKTRDAFLNEFSSLIKKARSKTTIVAIHHPMFSNGPHGGQFGFVSHMTPLPVVGSLINVYRKTNGLLDVDLQSKHYNELKQRLVTLAQANKKVVFVSGHEHNLQYLEKDNLKQIVSGSGSKITRTRNVGAGLFSYGSPGFARLDVFKDGSSYVRFYSVTDDEIVYESQVFQPDVNKHETYNDSYPDSVMASVYSEEETNASKTQKYFWGDRYRKYFSTKVNASTVNLDTLFGGLKPVRKGGGNQSKSLRLEDKNGAQYVMRALRKQAVQYLQATIFKDQYIEGQFEDTAVEELLMDVFTGSHPYAPFVIGDLSDAIGVYHTNPVLYFVPKQKALGDFNDDFGGELYMIEEHTSEGHSNLASFGFQDTIESTDDMIKTIHEDEDIVIDEAAYIRARLFDMLIGDWDRHQDQWRWIEFKEDGKKIYRPLPRDRDQAFSIMGDGALLRTAIKLIPTARLLREYSDDLKDVKGVNVEPYPLDMELIQHATKEVWDAQVKIIQDGITDEVIDNAFLNMPEEVRDETVDEIKRKLRARRGNLQKISDRYFKLTNELAVVKGTNKDDWFDVERMPNGQTKITGYRIKDGEKADVFINRTYNKSETKEIWIYALDDDDVFHVYGNGDNYIKVLLLGGQNNDTYDIENGSKLKYYDYKSKPNTFKNNKVTRKLTDNYHTNVFNYKKLKTGTTQILPSLGANPDDGFKIGTAITQTNYNFERNPFTSRHSLKAAYYFATSGFDFGYNGEFANVFFQNVNLAIDVQFNSPNYATNFFGYGNETANPEAEEDDGLDVDLDYNRVKIRTLKVMPSLVWRGYSGSEVKVGLSYESNEVQRTKNRFIETFPKGNDLFDKQDFWGVDAKYSIENKDNEAFPTLGFQFSLQAGYKNNVSTEKGFSYVIPELGFDYKLIPSGNLVLATNFKGHLNLGNEFQFYQAANLGASNGLRGYRNQRFTGRNAFVQSTDLRLNLSQVKTGWFPLYVGVYGGFDYGRVWLKDDNSEKWNNSMGGGVFLNVANMLTGNISAFNSNDGLRLAFKIGFGF, from the coding sequence ATGAAAAACCAACTAAAAGTAATAGCCTTATTTTCTCTTACTTTACTTCTTAACGCTTGTGCAACTTTAAAACCACAATACCAAAATAATTATGTAGAGTCGGTTTTTCCTGATAAAGAAATAGAACATTCATTTTACTTAATTGGTGACGCTGGGAATTATGAACTAGGAGCATCTTCTGAAGTTTTAAAAGCTTTTAAAACCGAATTAAAAAAGGCAACTAAAAACAGTACAGCAATTTTTTTAGGTGATAATGTGTATCCTATCGGAATTCCAGGTAAGAACCATAAATATAGAGAGGTTGCAGAGAAACGTATAGAAGCGCAAACAGACCTTGTTAAAGAATTTTTAGGACAAACTGTTTTTATTCCAGGAAATCATGATTGGTATTCTGGAATTAAAGGGTTAAAGCGTCAGGAAGAATTTGTTGAAAAAGCCTTAGGTAAAAATACATTTTTACCAGAAAATGGTTGCCCTATTGAGAAGATCCATGTAACCGAAGATATAGATGTTATTTTAGTAGATAGCCAATGGTATTTGACAAATTGGAACAATAAACCAACGATAAATGATGATTGCGACATAAAAACTAGAGACGCATTTTTAAATGAGTTTAGCAGTCTTATTAAAAAGGCTAGAAGCAAAACTACAATTGTTGCGATTCATCATCCTATGTTTTCCAACGGTCCACATGGTGGGCAATTTGGTTTTGTAAGCCATATGACTCCTCTTCCTGTTGTTGGAAGCTTAATTAATGTATACAGAAAAACGAATGGATTACTTGATGTAGATTTGCAAAGCAAGCATTATAATGAACTAAAACAGCGTTTGGTTACTTTAGCTCAGGCCAATAAAAAGGTTGTTTTCGTTTCTGGTCATGAACATAATTTACAATATTTAGAGAAAGATAATTTAAAACAAATTGTTAGTGGCTCTGGTTCTAAAATAACGAGAACACGAAATGTTGGAGCTGGTTTGTTTTCTTATGGATCTCCAGGATTTGCAAGACTAGATGTGTTTAAAGATGGTTCTTCATATGTGCGATTTTATTCTGTTACAGATGATGAAATTGTTTATGAAAGTCAAGTGTTTCAACCAGATGTAAACAAACATGAAACTTACAATGATAGTTATCCTGATTCTGTTATGGCTTCAGTGTATTCAGAAGAAGAAACCAATGCTTCTAAAACACAAAAGTATTTTTGGGGAGATCGTTATCGTAAATATTTTAGCACTAAAGTAAATGCATCTACGGTAAATCTTGACACTCTTTTTGGTGGTTTAAAACCTGTTCGGAAAGGTGGAGGAAATCAATCTAAATCTCTTCGACTTGAAGATAAGAATGGTGCACAATATGTGATGCGTGCATTGCGAAAACAAGCAGTACAATATCTACAGGCCACAATATTTAAAGATCAATATATAGAAGGTCAATTTGAAGACACAGCAGTCGAAGAATTATTAATGGATGTTTTTACAGGATCACATCCTTATGCACCTTTTGTTATTGGTGACTTATCTGATGCAATTGGTGTTTACCATACTAATCCAGTATTATATTTTGTGCCAAAACAGAAAGCACTTGGCGATTTTAATGATGATTTTGGAGGTGAATTATATATGATTGAAGAACATACATCAGAAGGTCATAGTAACTTGGCAAGCTTTGGGTTTCAAGATACTATTGAGAGTACAGATGATATGATTAAGACGATTCACGAAGATGAAGATATTGTTATTGATGAAGCGGCTTATATTCGTGCACGTTTGTTTGATATGCTAATTGGTGATTGGGATAGACATCAAGATCAATGGCGTTGGATTGAGTTTAAAGAAGATGGTAAAAAAATATATAGACCTTTGCCACGTGATCGAGATCAAGCGTTTTCAATTATGGGTGATGGTGCTTTGCTTAGAACTGCAATTAAATTAATTCCAACGGCACGTTTGTTAAGAGAATATAGTGATGATCTTAAAGATGTAAAAGGCGTTAATGTTGAGCCTTACCCTTTAGATATGGAACTTATTCAACATGCTACTAAGGAGGTTTGGGATGCGCAAGTGAAAATTATTCAAGATGGAATTACTGATGAAGTCATTGATAATGCATTTTTAAATATGCCAGAGGAAGTTCGTGATGAAACGGTTGATGAAATTAAAAGAAAGTTAAGAGCTAGACGTGGTAATCTTCAGAAAATTTCAGACCGCTATTTTAAACTTACAAATGAATTAGCTGTTGTGAAAGGAACCAATAAAGACGACTGGTTTGATGTTGAACGCATGCCAAACGGACAAACTAAAATTACTGGATACCGAATTAAAGATGGTGAAAAGGCAGATGTCTTTATTAATCGTACATACAATAAATCAGAAACTAAAGAAATATGGATTTATGCTCTAGATGATGACGATGTTTTTCATGTCTATGGAAATGGAGACAATTATATTAAAGTACTACTGCTTGGTGGTCAAAATAATGACACCTATGATATTGAAAATGGTAGTAAATTAAAATATTACGATTATAAATCGAAGCCTAATACCTTTAAAAATAATAAAGTAACGCGTAAGTTAACGGATAATTATCATACGAATGTTTTTAACTATAAAAAACTAAAAACGGGAACAACTCAAATATTGCCTAGCCTTGGTGCAAATCCCGATGACGGATTTAAAATTGGAACGGCAATTACACAAACAAACTATAATTTTGAACGTAATCCATTTACATCAAGACATAGTTTAAAAGCAGCCTATTATTTTGCAACTAGTGGTTTTGATTTTGGATATAATGGAGAGTTTGCAAATGTGTTTTTTCAAAATGTAAATTTAGCAATAGACGTACAATTTAATAGCCCAAATTACGCAACTAATTTTTTTGGTTATGGAAATGAAACTGCTAACCCAGAGGCTGAAGAAGATGATGGCTTAGATGTTGATTTAGATTATAATCGAGTTAAGATAAGAACATTAAAAGTAATGCCATCTTTGGTATGGAGAGGGTATTCTGGTTCTGAAGTTAAAGTTGGATTAAGTTATGAATCTAACGAAGTACAACGTACAAAAAACAGGTTTATTGAAACTTTTCCAAAAGGAAACGATTTGTTCGATAAACAAGATTTTTGGGGAGTTGATGCTAAATATAGTATTGAAAATAAAGACAATGAAGCATTCCCTACTTTAGGCTTCCAATTTAGTTTACAAGCGGGTTACAAAAATAATGTATCTACCGAAAAAGGATTTTCATATGTCATCCCAGAACTTGGTTTTGATTATAAATTAATTCCTAGTGGTAATTTAGTATTAGCTACTAATTTTAAAGGACATCTTAATTTAGGAAATGAATTTCAATTTTATCAAGCTGCTAATTTAGGTGCTAGTAACGGTTTAAGAGGCTATCGTAATCAACGTTTTACGGGTAGAAATGCGTTTGTTCAAAGTACAGATTTAAGATTAAATTTATCGCAAGTTAAAACAGGTTGGTTTCCATTATATGTTGGCGTTTATGGAGGTTTTGACTACGGACGAGTATGGTTAAAAGATGACAATTCTGAAAAATGGAACAACTCAATGGGAGGTGGTGTTTTTCTTAATGTAGCTAATATGCTAACTGGAAATATTTCTGCTTTTAATAGTAATGATGGTCTACGCTTAGCTTTTAAAATAGGTTTCGGATTTTAA
- a CDS encoding bifunctional alpha/beta hydrolase/OsmC family protein: MKNEKLQIVNKKGIKLQAYLELPANQKPNYFVIFAHCFTCSSTLSAVKNISRSLTNHGFGVLRFDFTGLGRSEGEFADSHFSANVDDLIAVNDFLKENYKAPSLLVGHSLGGAAVLVAASKLDNIKAVATVGAPAAVDHVKHLFSHGIDQIKNKGKVEVNIGGRPFKIDEEFVSDFDKTDLLDIVKTLRKPLLILHSPIDTIVGIKNAEQLYHNAHHPKSFVSLDNADHLLSKSEDSKYVGNIIATWVERYFKAKENIMLETNGEQLVGHLNLIEDNFTTSIQTKNHSMLADEPSSFGGDDFGPSPYEYLNAGLIACTAMTLKLYAQRKQWDLKEVFVYVTHSRKHSDDLGIEIDRPTYLDHISKKLKFIGDLNNTQKERLKEIASRCPVHKTIASEVIFETSIL, from the coding sequence ATGAAAAACGAAAAACTACAAATAGTAAATAAAAAAGGAATCAAGCTTCAGGCGTATTTAGAATTACCTGCCAATCAAAAACCAAACTATTTTGTCATTTTCGCTCATTGCTTCACCTGTAGTAGTACATTAAGTGCAGTAAAGAATATTAGTAGATCTCTTACAAATCATGGTTTTGGTGTATTGCGTTTTGATTTTACAGGTTTAGGAAGAAGCGAAGGGGAGTTTGCTGATAGTCATTTTTCAGCAAATGTTGATGACCTCATTGCTGTAAATGATTTTTTAAAAGAGAATTATAAAGCACCATCATTACTAGTTGGTCATTCATTAGGTGGAGCAGCTGTTTTAGTTGCAGCTTCTAAGTTAGACAACATCAAAGCTGTTGCAACTGTTGGAGCTCCAGCAGCTGTCGATCATGTAAAACATTTGTTTTCTCATGGGATTGATCAGATAAAAAATAAAGGTAAAGTTGAGGTGAATATTGGCGGACGACCTTTTAAAATTGATGAAGAATTTGTTTCAGACTTCGATAAAACAGACTTACTAGACATCGTAAAAACCTTAAGAAAACCATTACTCATTTTACATTCCCCAATTGATACCATTGTTGGAATTAAAAATGCAGAGCAATTGTATCATAATGCACATCACCCAAAGAGTTTTGTGTCATTAGATAATGCAGATCATTTATTATCAAAGTCAGAGGATAGCAAATATGTAGGTAATATCATTGCAACTTGGGTGGAACGTTATTTTAAAGCAAAGGAAAACATAATGCTAGAGACCAATGGAGAACAATTAGTTGGCCACTTAAATCTAATCGAAGATAACTTTACAACATCAATTCAAACTAAAAACCATTCAATGTTAGCAGATGAACCAAGTTCTTTTGGAGGTGACGATTTTGGGCCTTCGCCATATGAATATCTCAACGCAGGATTAATAGCTTGTACAGCAATGACTTTAAAATTATATGCACAGCGTAAACAATGGGATTTAAAAGAAGTATTTGTTTATGTTACACATTCAAGAAAGCATAGTGATGATTTAGGAATTGAAATTGATAGACCAACGTATTTAGATCATATAAGCAAAAAGTTAAAATTTATAGGCGATTTAAACAATACTCAAAAAGAGAGATTAAAAGAAATTGCTTCAAGATGCCCAGTTCATAAAACAATTGCAAGCGAAGTTATTTTTGAAACTTCAATTTTGTAA
- a CDS encoding aldo/keto reductase codes for MESIQNQKYGLGTAALGRPQYINVRQESNKNIDLASFKAQGLEVLEKAYQLGVRYFDTAPGYGLAEQLLFDWLKTKDDSTIQIATKWGYTYVANFNPDALVHEIKEHSVTKLNEQWSISKDFLPNLKVYQIHSATLETGVLKNEAVLNRLAYLKNEFNIQIGITTTGLNQTEVIKKALDVTIDDKQLFDAFQVTYNILDQSLNTIKTDLNSQNKTIILKEALANGRLLKNHNFSHYADLYKVLEELSYKYRVGIDAIALKFCEQTINNSLVLSGASTIEHLKANLKIESFKLSNTDIEELKDFKIKPTNYWNERKQLNWN; via the coding sequence ATGGAATCCATTCAGAATCAAAAATATGGTTTAGGTACTGCAGCTTTAGGAAGACCTCAGTATATAAATGTTCGTCAAGAATCTAATAAAAATATCGATTTAGCTTCTTTTAAAGCTCAAGGGTTAGAGGTTTTAGAAAAGGCTTACCAACTTGGTGTGCGCTATTTTGATACAGCTCCTGGCTATGGATTAGCTGAACAGTTACTTTTCGATTGGCTAAAAACTAAAGATGATAGTACGATTCAAATTGCTACAAAATGGGGCTACACTTATGTGGCAAATTTTAATCCAGACGCGTTAGTTCATGAAATTAAAGAACATAGTGTAACTAAACTAAATGAACAATGGAGTATCTCAAAAGACTTCCTTCCAAATTTAAAAGTGTATCAGATTCATTCTGCAACATTAGAAACAGGTGTATTAAAAAATGAAGCCGTATTAAATCGATTAGCATATTTAAAAAATGAATTCAATATTCAAATAGGTATCACAACTACTGGACTAAACCAAACAGAAGTCATCAAAAAAGCATTAGATGTTACTATTGATGATAAACAGTTATTTGATGCCTTTCAGGTGACCTACAATATTTTAGATCAAAGTTTAAACACCATAAAAACGGATTTAAATTCTCAAAATAAAACAATAATTCTCAAAGAAGCTTTGGCTAATGGTCGACTTCTTAAAAATCACAATTTCTCACATTATGCTGATTTATATAAGGTATTAGAAGAATTATCTTATAAATATCGAGTAGGAATTGATGCCATAGCTTTAAAGTTTTGTGAGCAGACCATTAATAATAGTTTGGTGTTAAGTGGAGCTTCAACTATTGAACATTTAAAAGCAAACTTAAAAATAGAGTCATTTAAATTATCAAATACAGACATTGAAGAACTTAAGGATTTCAAAATAAAACCGACAAACTACTGGAATGAACGAAAACAATTAAATTGGAATTAA
- a CDS encoding protein adenylyltransferase SelO: MNLNLKHTFTKELPADSILENSRRQVKDACFSYTNPKQTKAPEVIHVSKEMASVLGVSENDLSNELFTKIVTGNEVLPNTKPYAMCYGGHQFGHWAGQLGDGRAINLFEVEHNNKQWAVQLKGSGETPYSRTADGLAVLRSSIREYLCSEAMFHLGVPTTRALSLALTGDEVLRDMLYDGNPAHEKGAIVSRVSPSFLRFGSYEIFAARQDHKTLKTLVDFTIKHHFSHLGAPSKEAYIQFFAEVSERTLQMIIHWQRVGFVHGVMNTDNMSILGLTIDYGPYGWLEGFDFGWTPNTTDNQHKRYRYGNQPNIGLWNLYQLANALYPLIEETEPIETILELYKTDFEAKSLQMMKSKLGLEASDDKDKTLIEALEDALLLTETDMTIFFRNLSNLKKRDGKKGLEIVKDAFYVPNEVSDKIAQHWKDWFERYDFRLEKEALSDTERQLKMNAVNPKYVLRNYMSQLAIDDANKGDYKLIDELFQLLKQPYEEQPNHEKWFAKRPDWARHKVGCSMLSCSS; the protein is encoded by the coding sequence ATGAACCTAAATTTAAAACATACATTCACAAAAGAATTACCAGCAGATTCTATTTTAGAGAATTCTAGACGACAAGTTAAAGACGCCTGCTTTTCTTATACAAATCCAAAACAAACCAAAGCTCCAGAAGTGATTCATGTTTCAAAGGAAATGGCCTCAGTTTTGGGTGTTTCAGAAAACGATTTGTCAAATGAATTGTTTACTAAAATAGTCACTGGCAATGAAGTTTTACCAAACACAAAACCTTACGCTATGTGTTATGGTGGTCATCAGTTTGGACATTGGGCAGGACAATTAGGAGATGGTAGAGCTATTAATTTGTTTGAAGTTGAACACAACAATAAGCAATGGGCAGTTCAGCTTAAAGGCTCAGGAGAAACGCCTTATTCAAGAACTGCAGATGGTTTGGCAGTTTTGCGTTCTTCTATTAGAGAATACCTGTGCAGTGAGGCCATGTTTCATCTTGGAGTACCAACAACTAGAGCTTTGTCTTTAGCATTAACTGGTGATGAGGTTTTAAGAGATATGCTTTACGATGGTAATCCTGCTCATGAAAAAGGAGCAATTGTGTCTCGTGTTTCACCTTCGTTTTTACGGTTTGGGAGTTATGAGATTTTTGCAGCTAGACAAGATCATAAAACATTAAAAACATTAGTTGATTTTACTATTAAACATCATTTTTCGCATTTAGGAGCACCTTCAAAAGAGGCATACATTCAATTTTTTGCTGAAGTTTCCGAACGTACCTTGCAAATGATTATTCATTGGCAACGTGTTGGTTTTGTTCATGGTGTGATGAATACAGATAATATGTCAATTCTAGGCTTAACAATCGATTATGGTCCTTACGGTTGGCTAGAAGGTTTCGATTTTGGATGGACGCCAAACACAACCGATAATCAACATAAAAGATACAGATATGGAAATCAACCGAATATCGGACTATGGAATTTATACCAACTCGCCAATGCGCTGTATCCTCTAATTGAAGAAACAGAACCTATAGAAACTATTTTAGAATTGTATAAAACGGATTTTGAAGCAAAGTCCTTACAAATGATGAAATCAAAATTAGGATTAGAAGCTAGTGACGATAAGGATAAGACGCTAATTGAAGCGTTAGAAGATGCTTTACTTCTAACTGAAACTGATATGACTATCTTTTTCAGAAATTTAAGCAACTTAAAAAAAAGAGATGGTAAAAAAGGTTTAGAGATTGTAAAAGACGCTTTTTATGTGCCAAATGAAGTTTCAGATAAGATTGCACAACATTGGAAAGATTGGTTTGAACGCTATGATTTCAGATTAGAAAAAGAAGCATTATCTGATACTGAACGGCAATTAAAAATGAATGCTGTAAATCCAAAATATGTACTTCGTAATTATATGTCACAATTAGCCATCGATGATGCAAATAAAGGAGATTACAAATTAATTGATGAATTATTTCAACTACTAAAACAACCTTATGAAGAACAACCAAATCATGAAAAGTGGTTTGCTAAACGTCCAGATTGGGCTAGGCATAAAGTAGGTTGTTCAATGTTATCTTGTAGTTCTTAA